One Malania oleifera isolate guangnan ecotype guangnan chromosome 9, ASM2987363v1, whole genome shotgun sequence DNA segment encodes these proteins:
- the LOC131164766 gene encoding phospholipase A1-Ibeta2, chloroplastic, with protein MQQIASTLPAHNLHLFQARRAGFQCRESPLKPTLKPKLTTVLNRVSSSTASTRIHLSNLEKLIQKQNPPPQSDPEPVRPDPHTTSPENKGRGLLEGLNLSRLWQDSKAAEEMSPRHLNRLQRLLSMTAEYSPRNNLGSRWREYHGCNDWSGLLDPLDENLRREVVRYGEFVQAAYHAFHSNPATSAKGAPSPQHVALPDRSYRVTKSLYATSSVGLPKWVDDVAPDLGWMTQRSSWIGYVAVCDDRREIARLGRRDIVIALRGTATCLEWAENLRDLLVPLPDTEQPDQGQPKVECGFLSLHKTRGAHVPSLAESVAAEVRRLAELYEGETLSITVTGHSLGAALALLVADELSKAAPKAAEAALPPVAVFSFGGPRVGNRGFANRLNEKNVKVLRIVNSQDVITRVPGMFVDESRSNAEGGAAAAVEERMPWAYCHVGTELRVETKMSPFLKPNADVACCHDLEAYLHLVDGFLATNCPFRANAKRSLARLMNEQGSNVKKLYVKKAKALSLKPEKERGYFNMPTCLPSPS; from the coding sequence atgcagcagATCGCTTCTACTCTTCCAGCTCATAACCTTCACCTGTTTCAGGCCAGAAGAGCTGGCTTTCAATGTCGAGAATCGCCCTTAAAACCTACACTAAAACCCAAACTCACTACGGTTCTGAATCGGGTCTCTTCTTCCACAGCCTCCACTCGAATCCACCTTTCCAACCTCGAAAAGCTTATCCAAAAGCAGAACCCACCTCCCCAATCCGACCCAGAACCCGTTCGCCCCGATCCACACACTACCTCGCCGGAAAACAAGGGACGCGGCCTCCTCGAAGGCCTTAATCTCTCCAGACTCTGGCAGGACTCGAAGGCCGCCGAGGAAATGTCCCCGCGCCACCTCAACCGCCTTCAACGCCTCTTGTCAATGACGGCAGAGTACTCTCCGAGGAACAATCTCGGCAGCCGGTGGCGGGAGTACCACGGCTGTAACGACTGGTCCGGCCTCCTCGACCCGCTCGACGAGAATCTCCGGCGAGAGGTGGTCCGGTACGGCGAGTTCGTGCAAGCAGCGTACCATGCTTTTCATTCAAATCCCGCCACGTCGGCAAAAGGAGCTCCAAGCCCTCAGCACGTGGCGCTGCCCGATAGGTCATACAGGGTGACTAAAAGTCTCTACGCCACGTCATCTGTCGGCTTGCCGAAGTGGGTGGACGACGTGGCTCCGGATCTCGGGTGGATGACCCAGAGGTCCAGCTGGATCGGGTACGTGGCCGTGTGCGACGACCGTAGGGAAATCGCCCGGTTGGGGAGGCGGGACATCGTCATCGCGCTCCGAGGAACCGCCACGTGTCTCGAGTGGGCCGAGAATCTCAGGGACCTACTGGTTCCCCTGCCCGACACGGAGCAACCCGACCAGGGACAACCCAAGGTCGAATGCGGGTTCTTGAGTCTGCACAAAACACGCGGGGCGCACGTGCCCAGCCTGGCGGAGTCCGTGGCGGCGGAGGTCCGGCGGCTGGCGGAGCTCTACGAGGGGGAGACGCTCAGCATAACCGTGACGGGGCACAGCCTCGGCGCCGCCCTGGCGCTGCTTGTGGCGGACGAATTGAGCAAGGCTGCGCCAAAGGCCGCAGAGGCGGCGCTGCCGCCGGTGGCGGTGTTCTCGTTCGGGGGGCCGCGAGTGGGGAACCGGGGGTTCGCTAATCGGTTGAACGAGAAGAACGTGAAGGTGCTGCGGATTGTGAATTCGCAGGACGTGATAACCAGGGTGCCGGGGATGTTCGTGGACGAGAGTCGGAGTAACGCGGAGGGGGGCGCCGCGGCGGCGGTGGAGGAGAGGATGCCGTGGGCGTACTGCCACGTGGGGACGGAGTTGAGGGTGGAGACCAAGATGTCACCGTTTTTGAAGCCGAACGCCGACGTGGCGTGCTGCCACGACCTGGAGGCGTACCTGCACTTGGTAGACGGGTTTTTGGCGACGAACTGCCCGTTTAGAGCAAACGCGAAGAGGAGTCTGGCGAGATTGATGAACGAGCAGGGATCCAATGTGAAGAAATTGTACGTGAAGAAGGCGAAGGCATTGAGTTTGAAGCCTGAAAAGGAGAGAGGCTACTTTAACATGCCGACTTGCTTGCCTAGCCCATCTTGA